The sequence CAGCAGGCTGGAAATTAAAATTATGATAAGGAATAAGGGTTTAGATGCTTCAAGGCTTGCAAGCCCTAAATACCATTTGCTGTTAAATCCTGCCAATAAAGGGATTCCCACCATTGACAGGGCGCTGACGGTAAAGGCTGCCATGGTAACGGGCATCTTTCTGCCGATACCTGCCAGATGGGGAATTTCCCTTACCCCTGAACCGTGAATTATATTCCCTGCAGCCAGAAAGAGGTTGCTTTTTGTCAGGGCATGGTTCAATATATGAAATACTGCCCCCACCATGCCCATTTCATTTTTAAGACCGATCCCTAAGAATATATATCCCATCTGAGTTACGCTCGAATAAGCCAGCATCCTCTTTATATCGGACTGCATTATAGCCAGGACAGAACCTATTAGAATTCCCATTGATGCCATCAGTGTTATAAGGCTCATGACGGGCAATTGAGAAATGATTTTTGTACCGAATATAACAAAGAGTATTTTAATTAGAGAAACCGCATACACCTTCAGCACAAGGCCTGAAAGAAAGGCACTTGACGGAGTGGGAGCCTGAGAATGGGCATCGGGAAGCCAGATGTGAAGTGGAAAAAGGGCAGCCTTAAGGCTGAAACCTGCCACCAGGAGGCTTAGGGCTGCAAGGATGTTCCTTGGATATATGGAAGCTGTCTCGAGCAGCTCCCTATGGATAATTGCAAAATTAAGATGCCCGGTTATGCCGTAGATCAACGCTATAGCAAATAAAACCATCCCCGACCCAAGGGAACTTAAGATGAGGTATTTTATAGTCGCCTCTATGGAAAACCTCTCATTTTTAATTGAAATTATCGCACAGGAAGCTAAAGAACAAATTTCAACAAAGACGTACAGGTTGAAAAGGTCCCTTGTAAAGACTATTCCCAGCATTGACCCCATCAGCAGAAGGAGAAGAGAATAATAATACGAAACCTTTGAGCCCTCTACCTCCTCTTCAAGGGTCTTCCCTGAATGAAGAACTATCAGCAGGCCAGTTCCTGTCAAAACAGTTCCCACAAAGGCTGAAAGGCTGTCAACGTATAGCTCAATGCCATAAGGGGGGGGCCATCCACCCAGATAATATATTATCGGCCCGATACTGCCGGTCTTGATTAAGGTGTAAAGACAGAGAATAAATGATAATGCATTGCTTCCTAAAGCAGTAACAAAACATGTTGTATTTTTACCCCTGATAAGGGGGCATATAAAGGCTGATGATAACATGATTATTATTATAATAACAGGTATACTGTCATTCATCTTCATGCTGTCTTCTCCTTATTTCAGTAATTTCATCTATATCAACCGTTCCGTAAAAGTCATAGAGCCTGATGGTTAAAGCCAGGGCAAAGGCTGTTATGCTTACCGCCACGACTATCCCGGTAAGTATCAGGGCCATCGGCAGCGGATTGACATATCCACCACCCTCCGCAGATAGGTCTATAATAGGGGCTCTCTTCCCTTTGACATAACCATAAGAAACAAATAGAAGGAAAACAGCCGTATCCATTATATTCATACCTATGAGCTTTTTGATAAGGTTTGAGTTATAAAGCATCGTATGAAAACCGATAATAAACAATATTACAGCCCCTGTGTAATAATAATTTGAGATAAGGTTATTAAGAATCTCCATTACGGCCCTCCTCAGCAAACGAAGAAAACAGTATAAACATGGTACTGCAGACTTTAAAGCCCAGTGCTATATTCAGCAGAAGAATAAGCCCTCCGCTTATCAATGCTCCGGGTGTCCCGAGGGGTATCCCTGCCCCTTTATTTGTAAGGAAATTACAGCCCAGGAATAAAGCTATTAACCCAAGCAGTACATACCAAAGCATGGTTATGCCCTCTATTTTTGAGGCCAGGCTGTACGGAAACACATCCTTTGAAGGTTTTAAACCATAGCTGAGGGCATATAGAATAAAACTCGCTGCAATTATAGTACCCCCTGCAAAACCGCCGCCCGGTGAAAGGTGGCCGTGAAATACAACATAAATACCGTATATCTGAACAAAGGGTATTATACCTCTGGCAACCGTCCTTAAAATAATGCTGTCCATGTCAATCCCTTTACCTCCTTTTCAGCACCGTTATTACGGCCAGGCTTGCTGCAAAAAGCACGGTGGCTTCTCCAAGGGTATCAAAAGCTCGATAATCCAGCAGAATAGCTGTTACCGAATTAACAATCCCCGTATCTTCTACCGCGTCTTCCGTATATCTTTCTGTTATTTCATTATAAGACGGAACTTTCTCGGATCCAAAGGTCGGCATTTCCTCTACGGTAATGACAAGGATATAAGCAAGAATGATTATAATTATCAGGGTAATTGCCGGCTTCATTTCTCATCTCTCCCCGCAGTCCTCTTTATAGTTCCAATAAACAGGAGCGTAGTAATTCCCGCTCCAACAGCCGCTTCTGTTATAGCGAGGTCCGGGGCATTCAGCTGCTGCCACAGAACTGCCATTATAAGGCTGTAGCCCGTAAAAATAACCACAGCAGAAAGGAGGTTCTTTGTCCTGGCAACTGCTATAGAACACGCTATCAGGATAATCAACAGCATCATATTAAATATTTCCATCAGGCTTTTCCTCCTTGTTTATAAAAAAACTGCCCTCTGCCATCGGTATCCCCCTTTTATATGCCGCTTTAGATATTACATGGGCAGCCGTAGGGTTGGTCAACCACACAAATATAATGACGAATAACAGCTTGACAGAATCCCACGACAACCCGCTGATAAACATAAGTGAAACCAATACCAGCCCCAAACCGAGGGTATCGCATTTGGTGGTTGCATGGATGCGGGTATACACATCGGGGAACCTTAAGAGCCCGATAGTCCCTACCGTTAAGAAGAATATACCCGTAAAGAGGAGCGTCCCGACCAAAACCGTCATTTTATGCCCTCCTCTTCCTTTTTATTTTCACCTACCATATAATCTGCAACCATAATGGTTGTCAGGAAGCTTATAAGTGCATAAACCAAAGCTACATCGAGAAAAAAGGTCTTTTCAAAGATGAAGGAGACCAGGGAAATCAATACAACGGTCTTGGTTCCGATTACATTAACCGCAACCAGCCTATCGGCAATAGTAGGTCCTCTTGCCCCTTTATAAAGGCAGAGGGATATGGTTATGACAAGGATTATACATGCAGAAATCAGCAGGTTATTCACTATTAACCCTCCATCTTCATTATTTTTTCCTCTATACCCCAGTCAGTTAAACCGAGGGCATTTTCTTCTGTCAGAACATGAACCAAAAATTCGTCACCCTCCACATCTACTGTTAAGGTCCCAGGGGTTAAGGTTATGGAAGTTGCCAGCATTACCTTCCCGACATCGCTCTTCAGCTTAGTGCGATATTTGACCATCCCGGGTGAAATGGGCATTCTCGGGGATAATACTATTTTAGCTACATTTATATTAGCTCTCACTATATCTACTACCAGATGGAATAGATAATCCAGCAAAATATAGGGTTTAGATATTTTAATCCCTGATATTTGATATTTTTTAAACATCCGGGTATATACCGCTGATACTGATAAGCTGATAAGACCCCCGATAAAAATATGCTGAAAACTAAAACTCCCCGATGTTATAAGCCAGAATGTTAAAAGAATAACAAAAAAGGCTACCATACCGGATTATTCACTCCCTGTCAGGCTTAATATATCAAATAAAATATAGTCTCAATTAATACCCTAAATAATTTTAATAACGCAATTTTTGTGCCAGCTATTTGATGCCGCAGAGCAGTCAACAAAAAAACCGGGACTTCCCCGGTTTATTTAAATTCACGAAAACCAATACATGATAATGGTTTCTGTCATATATGAATTCTATGATTTTTGTTCCATAACGGAACATGATTTCTGAAAATTCGAAGCTCCTCGCCGTTCTATTTTAGAACAATGTTCTATTATGGAACGCTTTCGATCCCGTATTTTTTCATTTTTCTATACAGGGTATTTCTACCAATACCTAAAGACTCAGCAGTTTTTGTTATATTCCCGTTAAAAATCTGCAGTGTCCTCACAATCTCTCTTTTTTCAACTTCTTCAAGGCTAAGAGGCTCATCTCCCAGCATATTATTGAGAAAAGGAGTTCCGCTATTCCTTATTGAGTCGGGCAGATGCTCTTCTGTCAGCACATCTCCATCAGCCAGGTTGATAGCCTGTTGAAGCACATTCTGTAATTCCCTCACATTGCCCGGCCATGAGTAATGCATCATAGCTCTTAAAAATTTCCGGTCTATAGTACTTACAGCTTTGCCCATATGCTCCCCCAGTTTTTCTTTAAAATGGGCTATAAGGATAGGGATATCTTCTTTTCTTTCCCTGAGAGGCGGGATTTTAATCGGCATAACATTTAACCGGAAAAACAGGTCCTGTCTGAAGTTCCCTGCCCTGACCTCTGCTTCCAGGTCTTTATGGGTAGCGGCTATAACCCTAACATCAACGGGTATAACCTTATTACCCCCGATTCTGGTTATCTGCTTGGTTTCCAGGACCCTTAATAGGTGTGCCTGGGCATCCAGCGGCATATCCCCTATTTCGTCAAGGAATATGGTACCGCCGTCGGCCAGTTCAAATTTACCCGGGCGCCCTCCTCTTTTTGCTCCCGTAAAGGCCCCCTCCACATAGCCGAAAAGTTCACTGGCTACCAGTTCCCGCGGAATTGCCCCGCAGTTTAAAAAAACAAAGGAACCGTCTCTCCTGCTGCTGAAATTGTGTATGGCCTGGGCAAACATCTCTTTACCGGTGCCGCTTTCCCCCATCAAAAGCACCGTTG is a genomic window of Koleobacter methoxysyntrophicus containing:
- a CDS encoding complex I subunit 5 family protein, whose amino-acid sequence is MKMNDSIPVIIIIIMLSSAFICPLIRGKNTTCFVTALGSNALSFILCLYTLIKTGSIGPIIYYLGGWPPPYGIELYVDSLSAFVGTVLTGTGLLIVLHSGKTLEEEVEGSKVSYYYSLLLLLMGSMLGIVFTRDLFNLYVFVEICSLASCAIISIKNERFSIEATIKYLILSSLGSGMVLFAIALIYGITGHLNFAIIHRELLETASIYPRNILAALSLLVAGFSLKAALFPLHIWLPDAHSQAPTPSSAFLSGLVLKVYAVSLIKILFVIFGTKIISQLPVMSLITLMASMGILIGSVLAIMQSDIKRMLAYSSVTQMGYIFLGIGLKNEMGMVGAVFHILNHALTKSNLFLAAGNIIHGSGVREIPHLAGIGRKMPVTMAAFTVSALSMVGIPLLAGFNSKWYLGLASLEASKPLFLIIILISSLLNAGYYLPVVISAFFGKDENVRLENAREAEGLALMPLIIFSLLIVALGVYPKVILDVIHKAVNGLL
- a CDS encoding sodium:proton antiporter produces the protein MEILNNLISNYYYTGAVILFIIGFHTMLYNSNLIKKLIGMNIMDTAVFLLFVSYGYVKGKRAPIIDLSAEGGGYVNPLPMALILTGIVVAVSITAFALALTIRLYDFYGTVDIDEITEIRRRQHEDE
- a CDS encoding MnhB domain-containing protein; amino-acid sequence: MDSIILRTVARGIIPFVQIYGIYVVFHGHLSPGGGFAGGTIIAASFILYALSYGLKPSKDVFPYSLASKIEGITMLWYVLLGLIALFLGCNFLTNKGAGIPLGTPGALISGGLILLLNIALGFKVCSTMFILFSSFAEEGRNGDS
- the mbhE gene encoding hydrogen gas-evolving membrane-bound hydrogenase subunit E, which codes for MKPAITLIIIIILAYILVITVEEMPTFGSEKVPSYNEITERYTEDAVEDTGIVNSVTAILLDYRAFDTLGEATVLFAASLAVITVLKRR
- a CDS encoding hydrogenase subunit MbhD domain-containing protein, yielding MEIFNMMLLIILIACSIAVARTKNLLSAVVIFTGYSLIMAVLWQQLNAPDLAITEAAVGAGITTLLFIGTIKRTAGRDEK
- the mnhG gene encoding monovalent cation/H(+) antiporter subunit G → MTVLVGTLLFTGIFFLTVGTIGLLRFPDVYTRIHATTKCDTLGLGLVLVSLMFISGLSWDSVKLLFVIIFVWLTNPTAAHVISKAAYKRGIPMAEGSFFINKEEKPDGNI
- a CDS encoding monovalent cation/H+ antiporter complex subunit F, encoding MNNLLISACIILVITISLCLYKGARGPTIADRLVAVNVIGTKTVVLISLVSFIFEKTFFLDVALVYALISFLTTIMVADYMVGENKKEEEGIK
- a CDS encoding Na+/H+ antiporter subunit E, with protein sequence MVAFFVILLTFWLITSGSFSFQHIFIGGLISLSVSAVYTRMFKKYQISGIKISKPYILLDYLFHLVVDIVRANINVAKIVLSPRMPISPGMVKYRTKLKSDVGKVMLATSITLTPGTLTVDVEGDEFLVHVLTEENALGLTDWGIEEKIMKMEG